ACTTCTTTCATGAACTTCCTTAACCCACTGCGCTACCTCATCCGCAGTAGCGCATCGCCGCTTGATCAGCGCTGACCGGCGAGGGTCTTTCCGGTCCCACTGTGGCAGGCCCCGCTGCCGCAGAAAATCCTCATAATCCAGCCGCAACTCTTCAAGGCTGGCCCGGGCCACGTTGGTCAGTTTCAGCTCGGTCTTTTTGGATGTTCCCGACGCCTTGCTGCCCTCCGCGATATTCTGCACTCCTGACCGTGCCGCCTGCACCATCTGATCCTTTGTCCGGCTGAACCTGTCAACATAGCGGTCACAAAACCGCACCGTAACATCATAGACAAGCTGCGCGATCTGAAAGCTTTTCAGGTTCCGGTAGCCGCCGTGCTTCGGGATAAGCCCCTCAGAAGGTTTACTTCCCATTCCCCTCCCACCCTGTCCATGTTGTCCATGCTGACCACTCATAAGCCAACCTCCTCAACGAACTTCTCGGCATTCGGGACAACTCGCCCCTTTCTTAAATACATAAAAGTGCACAGGTTTCTTTCTTGCCCCAAGACAATGGAAATACCCAACTGAAATCTATACTGTTGGTTGGGCAAGGTGAGTTCTTTCAGTTTGTCGATGTCATCAAAGTTCCCCGGATTCCAATGCGTCTTGAATTCTAATGCGAGAATATTATGCTTGTTGCTACATCGTTTATGCAGAATCAAGTCAGGATAGATTCCCTGCGGATGTTTCTGCGTCCTTTTAGCATCCTCCATATTCCGGTTGTAGTCAAAATCTAAGTCCAATTTAGAAAACTCCGGTGACTTTTTAAGAAGGTCGTTGAAATACAAACCAAATCGGAAAACAAGACTTCTTTCGTGTACGCGCCGCTGAATCAAGTCACCATCATTCTTATACAACAGGTCGAGTGCTTCATTAATAATCGATATCAATTCTGTCATAAGCCGGCCTCCTCAACGAACTTCTCGACATCCGGGACGCGCAGCTCTCCGGAAATGAGATTGGGAAGCAGGGGTTTAAAAGTCATGCGCCACCTCCCGCCGTTGCGAAACAAGATTCAACCTTTGAACAGAAGCTTTTCAGTTTGTCTTCATTGATTTGATTGGTGGCATAGCAATAAAGCAGGTGTTGCGGTTTTCTGTGACTGGAACCTGGAGGCGTGACCCCGAGGACTGCTTCAAGATCTTTCGGTAAGGTGACAACCGATTTTGTAAAATCAGCATGCTTTGAATCTGAGATCAGTTGGTTGAGCTCCTGATGCTTGTCTTTGTTTTCGTCATCGTC
Above is a genomic segment from Candidatus Brocadiaceae bacterium containing:
- a CDS encoding four helix bundle suffix domain-containing protein, yielding MGSKPSEGLIPKHGGYRNLKSFQIAQLVYDVTVRFCDRYVDRFSRTKDQMVQAARSGVQNIAEGSKASGTSKKTELKLTNVARASLEELRLDYEDFLRQRGLPQWDRKDPRRSALIKRRCATADEVAQWVKEVHERSGLHGQNGHRGQSTGSTKSTRSTYPEIAANAALVLIAVACSLLDRQLAAQAEAFEKEGGFTERLYQRRVRARRKKR